The Staphylococcus saprophyticus subsp. saprophyticus ATCC 15305 = NCTC 7292 genome contains the following window.
GTATTACCTAAATCACGCATTTCTTTTAAAGTGCTAATTAATCTATCGTTATCTCTTTGATGTAAACCTATGGATGGTTCATCTAATACATATAAGACGCCAGAAAGTCTAGAACCAATTTGAGTTGCTAGACGGATACGTTGCGCTTCGCCACCAGATAAAGAGCCAGATGCACGATTTAAAGTTAAGTATTCTAGTCCTACATTATATAAAAATTCTAATCTAGAATTAATTTCTTTCAATATTTGATTGGCAATTTTTTGGTCTTGTTCTGAAAGCGCAATATGATTATAGGCATCTAATGCGTCTTTAATTGAACGCTCAACGATGTCACCAATATTTTTCCCATCTACATAAACTGATAAAGCTTCGCGACTTAAACGTTTACCATGACACGTTTCACAAGGTAACTCAGTCATGTACTTACTCATCATTTCTCTTACTAATTCAGAAGGGGAATCATGGTATCGTCTACTGATATTATTTATAACACCTTCAAACGCCATCGTACGTTTACGAGATTGGCCGTTACGTTGCGTAAATGTGAAGTCTATTTCTTTACCTTTAGATCCGTATAAAATAATATCTTTTTGTCTGTCAGTTAATTTTTTAAATGGTTTGTCCATGTTAATTTTAAACACTTCGCACACGCGTTTTAATATCGTAGGATAAAAATCCGAACTCGATGATTCCCAAGCAACGATTGCACCTTCATTTAAGGTTTTACTCGTATCTGGTACGACTAACTCTAAATCAACCGTTAATTTCTGACCTAACCCATCACATGTAGGGCAAGCACCAAACGGACTATTAAAACTAAACATACGTGGCTCTAACTCACCAATTGAAAAACCACAAATCGGACAAGCATGATTTTCTGAGAACTTCAATTCTTCACCGTCAATGATATCGACAATGAGCGTTCCTTCTGACAATTGTAACGCCGTCTCAATGGAGTCAGCTAAACGCGTTTCGATACCCTCTTTGACAACAAGACGGTCAACTACTACCTCAATTGTATGATTTTTATTTTTATCTAAGGCTGGTACTTCATTGACATCTAATATTTCTCCATCAACACGTACACGTACATAACCTTTTTTTGTTATATCGTCTATCAGTTTTTCTTGAGCGCCCTTTCTATGAGAAACCACAGGTGCTAAGATTTGAATTTTAGAACGTGCTTCTAATTTCATCACTTGGTCAACCATTTGTTGAACTGTTTGTGATTCTATTTCAATACCATGGTTAGGGCAAAAAGGTTTACCGATACGCGCATATAGTAAACGAATATAATCATAAATTTCTGTGACTGTCGCCACAGTAGATCTTGGGTTTTTACTAGTTGTTTTTTGATCAATTGAAATCGCTGGTGATAAACCTTCAATCGTATCGACATCCGGTTTATCCATTTGACCTAAAAATTGTCGTGCATAGGCACTGAGAGATTCAACATATCTGCGTTGACCTTCTGCATATATTGTATCGAAAGCAAGTGATGACTTTCCTGAACCGGAAAGCCCTGTCATAACTATTAATTTATCTTTTGGTATTTCAATATCTACATTTTTTAAATTGTGGGCACGTGCCCCTTTAACTACAATGGATGGTTGCTTCATTTGTGTCACCCTTCTGCTTTTAATTCAAATAGCATATCTCTAAGCTCTGTGGCTTTTTCGAAATCTAAATCTTTTGCGGCTTGCTTCATTTCTTTTTCTATATTTGCAATTGTTTTTTCGCGTTCTTTCTTCGTCATTTTCTTCGGTACTTCTGTTTGTTGTTGCTCATTTGTTTCATCGTTTTCAACAGTAGCACTAATCACGTCATGTATTTTTTTATTAATTGTAGTAGGCGTAATGTTATGTTTTTCATTATATGCTTCTTGTATCGTACGACGACGTTCCGTCTCATCTAACGCATAGCGCATGGAGTCAGTAATTTTATCTCCATACATGATAACTTCCCCGCGACTATTACGTGCGGCACGTCCAATTGTCTGAACAAGTGATCTTTGAGAACGTAAAAATCCTTCTTTGTCAGCATCTAAAATAACAACAAGAGACACTTCTGGTATATCAATACCCTCTCTTAACAAGTTAATTCCAACAATGACATCATACGTACCCATTCTTAAATCTCTAATGATTTCTATACGTTCGAGTGTTTTAATTTCAGAATGCAGATAATTTACTTTGATGCCTGCTTCTTTTAAATATATCGTTAAATCTTCACTCATTTTCTTAGTCAACGTTGTAACAAGTACACGCTCATTTCGATCGATTCGATCCTGTATCTCACCAAGTAAATCATCAATTTGATTTTCTGTAGGGCGCACCTCAATCTTAGGATCTAACAGACCGGTTGGACGTATGATTTGTTGAACCATCTCATCTGTATGCTCAAGTTCAAATGGTCCTGGTGTGGCTGAAACATAAACCAACTGTTTCGTTTTTTCTTCGAATTCCTCGAATTTTAAAGGTCTATTATCTAGTGCACTCGGCAAACGGAATCCGTGGTCAACTAATACTTGTTTACGAGCACGGTCACCATTATACATACCTCTAATCTGCGGCAAAGTTACGTGCGACTCATCAATCATGACTAACCAGTCATCTCCGAAATAATCAAGTAATGTATAAGGTGTTGACCCCATAGGACGTAATGTTAAGTGAACGGAATAATTTTCTATACCCGAACAGAATCCCATTTCTCTCATCATTTCTAAATCATAATTGGTACGTTGCTCTAAACGTTGCGCTTCTAACAATTTATTTTCTGCATTTAATTCAGCTAAACGTTCTTCTAATTCGTTCTCAATTCTTTGAATTGCTGATTTCATTTTTTCTTCACGTGTTACGAAGTGAGATGCTGGGAAGATTGCAAAATGATCGCGTTCTCTTAATACTTCTCCAGTTAAGTAATTCACTTCACGAATACGATCAATCTCATCACCAAAGAATTCTACACGGATACACATTTCTTCTCTAGATGCAGGGAAAATCTCAACGACATCCCCTCTAACTCTAAATGTACCGCGTCTAAAATCTATATCATTTCTTGTATATTGGACGTCCACTAATTTTTTAAGTAATTCACTTCTATCCATCTCCATGCCAGCACGTATACTAACGACTAAATCACGGTATTCTTCTGGATTACCCAAACCGTAGATACAACTGACACTGGCAATCACAATCACGTCATCTCTCTCAAACAACGCACTGGTAGCTGAATGTCGTAACTGGTCAATCTCATCATTGATTGAAGCGTCTTTTTCTATAAAAGTGTCAGTTGAAGGCACATAGGCTTCTGGTTGATAATAGTCATAGTAACTTACAAAGTATTCCACTCTATTTTCAGGAAAAAATTCTTTGAACTCACTATATAATTGGCCTGCTAAGGTCTTATTATGTGCGATAATCAGTGTTGGTTTACCAACCTGTTTGATTACATTACTCATCGTAAATGTCTTACCAGTACCAGTTGCGCCTAATAGCGTTTGGTGTCTTTTCCCTTCATTAACACCATTTACAATTTTTTGAATTGCTTCTGGCTGATCCCCTTGAGGTTCAAATTCAGAATGCAGTTTGAACGGATAATGTTCCATGGCGACACATGCCTCCTAATTAAGTCTATATCTCTTATTTCGAACCTATTACAATTTGTTTATCTTAAAACGTTCATATATTGATTCTTTACATATCATTTATTCAGATGAATGGTTCTATACTCGTTATATATATTAACAGATTTATGAATACAAAAACAAACATTTGTTCGTAGTTTTAATACTTCTTTTTATAAAGAAAAAACAAACATAGTATGTCACCATGTTTGCATCCATTTGATTTTATATCATAAAAACTTCTTTTTTTTGAAGTTATATTATTATAAATCTCTTATTTAATTATAGCAATTAGGTTGCTCAATGCTTATTATTCAATCATCATCTTTTTTATGCAACTCTAATTGGTCGATGATAAGATACCCCGCTAATAATGAAACGACATCTATGAAAATGATCCATTCATTATGAAAGAACCCCTTTTCAACTGATACACCTATTAAAATTAAAGTCAATATTGTACCTACCCATTTGCTTCTTGTTAGCACACTGAATAATATAACAAAAACACATGGGAAAAAGGATGCCAATATATACCAAATCATGGAATTCACCCATTCCTATTATTTAAAATTGCCATTGTTGTTTCACGCAATTCAGATCTTGGTATGAATTTCTCTGTTAGCATCTCTGGGATGATATTCTCGATAAAATCTTGAACTGAGCTAAGATGATCAAATTGCATGATTGTCTCTAGTGACATTTCATAAATTTCAAAAAATAACTGTTCTGGATTACGTTTTTGTATTTCTCCGAAAGTTTCATATAATAAGTCAATTTTATCAGCAACCGACAACAATTGTCCTTCTAAGGAATCATCTTTACCTTCTTGTAATCGCTCACGATAAATAGCTTGATATGGCTCTGGAATTTCCTCATTTATAAAATGGTCTACCATTTCTTCTTCTACTTGAGAAAATAATTTTTTCAATTCTCCACTTGCATATTTCACCGGTGTCTTAATATCGCCAGTAAATATTTCGGCAAAATCATGATTTAATGCTTTCTCATATAAACTTTTCCAATCGACTTCATTACCATGATATTCCTCTACAGTACCTAAATATTGAGCGATTTTTGTCACTTTGAATGAATGAGCAGCGACGTTATGCTCAAAATATTTAAATTTACCCGGCAATCTAATTAATTTTTCCAAATCAGATAAACGTTTAAAATATTGATGTACACCCATGACATCGCCTCCTAGTTTATTAAAAAATGATTATTCTTGATTTTATAATATCATTCAACGCGTTAAATGTCTTATCAATATCATTGAAAAATAATAATCATTTAATTTAACTCATATAATAAAAATAGGTTATATTTCAACGGTATAGTTATCAATGATTTAGGTATAGTCTGGGCGTAGTACAAAAATATTGGATTTGTTTCTATGGCGTTGGTGATTGATGACGCATCAAAAACGATGCAGCTTGAAATACTGCTATAATCGTTTGTTTAAGCTACTCTGCTTGTTATCTATACATTAAAAGTTCGAGATATTTCCTCATATCCCGAACTCTTATTTCGATAGCGTCACTTCAAATCAAATCATTTTTCTTCACAGAAGGATAGATTTTTTTTAGTGAATATAATTATATTGGCCTGTGTTATGGATTGTTCTATATGATTTTTGACCTACACCTTGCCAATTCATTTCAGATACGACAATTGAACCATCTGCATTTTTACTTTCAACAACACCTACATGACCATAGTTGCCTGCAGTACTTTGGAATATAGCACCTACTTCAGGCGTGTTGTTCACTTGATAGCCACTTTGCTGTGCTGCTGAAGCCCAATTATTCGCATTTCCCCATAAGTTTCCAACTGATTTCCCTAATTGTTGTCGACGATCAAAAGCATAATATGTACATTGACCCCAATCATAATAGTTACTACCGTTAGAAGCGTGTGACACTGGGCTATACTGATAATTTGAAGTTACCTGTTCATTTGCAGTTGTATTCGAAACTTGCTGTCTATCCGAAGCGGAATAATCATTGTTCTGCCATGTTTGCGTTGCACTTGGCGTGATATTCCCTGACGTACGCACATTACGTATAGTATTGTTTTCTGCTTTATTGCGTTCGTCATCATTTATTTGTGCTGTTGGTTGAACTGCTTCATGACTGTTAAATATTTGCTGTAATTGGTTATTAAGATGCGCTGAACCTTTTTCTGATACCGCAACTAATTGACCTGGATAAATGACTTCACCTAAATTTGGATTCAATTGATACAATTGGTTCATTGTCATTTGATGTCTTTCAGCAATTGCTTTAATCGTATCTCCATCCTTAACTTCTACAATGTCAGAATCCGGTAATACGATGGTTTCCCCAACTTGAACATAGTCTCTATTCTGTAAGTGATTTAAATTTTGTATTTCTGTCGTAGTAGTTGCAAATGTTTGTGCTATATCTGTCAATTTAGCATCTTCTTTTACTGTGTGTATTTGGTCTGCTGATGCAACATGATTCATACCAAAAAACAAGGCTGCCGAGGTGATAGAAAATGTTAAACCTTTCTTCATTAAGTTTTCATCCTTTACTGTCTTAATTTTAATCAAACATACTATAGCATAATAAAAACAAAGATTTTCTATTGTTATGGTTTTGTAACATAACAGTCAACTTTATATTTCAAACACCTATATTACAAGTCGATAAATACGCCACAAACCTTGCCATTAAAGTATTTAACATGTTTGAGATGATAGATTTCAAAACTTACTCGTAATATTAAAGATTGCATTTTACATATTTAATTAAATATTTATCTATCCTTTATCAAACAAAAAGAGCCAGATCACAATCTGAACTTTTAATAAGATTGCGCGCTGACTCTACATATTTAAATATATCTTTCTTATATTATGTTTCATTAAAATAGCTGTTTAATGGCTACTTAACCTTCATTTTCATGTTGATCCATTTGACTGCGTAAGAATGCTTCAATAAATGGACCAATGTCGCCATCCATAACAGCATCTACTTTACCCGTTTCTTCGTTTGTACGGTGATCTTTAACCATAGCATAAGGATGGAATACGTAAGATCTAATTTGACTACCCCAGCCGATTTCTTTTTGCTCACCACGAATTTCTGCCATTTCTTGTTCTTGCTCTTCAATTTTTAATTGATATAGTTTAGATTTCAATGTTTTCATTGCTGCTTCTCTGTTTTTGATTTGTGAACGTTCGTTTTGGTTATTTACTACGATCCCTGTTGGATGGTGTGTAATTCTAATCGCTGATTCAGTTTTGTTAATGTGTTGCCCACCAGCACCAGAAGCTCTAAACGTATCGACTGTGATATCATCTGGATTAATATCAATTTCAATCTCAGTATTATTGAATTGAGGTATAACATCACATGATGCAAATGATGTATGTCTTCGACCAGATGAATCGAAAGGTGAAATACGCACAAGACGATGCACGCCTTTTTCAGCTTTTAAATAACCATATGCGTTATGTCCCTTAACGATCAGCGTCACACTTTTAACACCTGCTTCGTCACCAGGTAAATAGTCCGCAATTTCGACATTGAATCCTTTCTGCTCACAATAACGTTGATACATTCTCAAGAGCATATTCGTCCAATCCTGTGACTCTGTACCGCCTGCACCTGGATGTAATTCCATGATGGCATTATTCGCGTCATAAGGCCCATCAAGTAATAATTGTAACTCGAACTGATCTAATTCATTTTTAAAATCTTGAACGCTTTGCTCTAAATCTTGCTTCATCGTTTCATCATCTTCTTCGAGTAACAAAGCTCTCGTAGTATCCATATCTTCAAGTTCAGACTCTAATGTTCTATATGCATTCACTACTGATTTTAAAGCATTATTCTTATCAATAACGTCCTGAGCCTTTTCTTGGTTATCCCAAAATGTTGGATCGGTCATCATTTCTTCATATTCTTGTATGTTCGTCTCTTTTGCTTCTAAGTCAAAGAGACCCCCTAAGTTGTTCTAGTTTTTCATTATACGTATCTATATTACGTTTTATCTCTGACAATTCCATCATGCATCTCTCCTATGATTATTTGAATGAAATAATAAACTATAACGTATTTCATTTATTTGAAGTTAATAACTCTATTCTACAGAAGTTTGCGGTTTAATTACAACTTTATCTAATTCAAATAAATACCTAACCAAACTTAATTACAAAATAAAACCGAAAGTTAATGACTACTCATCAAAACTTCCGGTTTTATAACCTGTCACTATGAACTATGCACCGTGACAGTTTTTATATTTTTTCCCGCTTCCACAAGGGCAAGGGTCATTTCTACCAATATGTTCATCTTTCACATAAGGTTCTGCTTTAGCTTTTTCTTTACCATCTTCGGCTGAAACGTGCTCTGCTTTACCAAAGTCTGTTGTTTTATCTCTTTCAAGATCATCTTCTACTGAAACAACCGATTTCAAGATATACTTACTAACATCTTCTTCGATATTTTGCATCATCGTATCGAAAAGTTGATGACCTTCATTTTGATAATCGCGTAAAGGATTTTGTTGACCATAAGAACGCAGATGAATACCTTGTCTTAATTGATCCATCGTATCAATATGATCTGTCCAATGCGTATCTATAGAACGAAGTAAAATCATTCGTTCAAATTCATCAAATTGTGTTCCAATTTTTTCTTTTTGGTCTTTTAATGCAATTTCAACTTTATTCCAAACGAATTCGAAGATATCCTCGTTGTCTTTACCTTTAATATCTTCAACTTTTATATCGCCTTCATTTAAGAATACATCGTCTACATAGTTAATGAATGGTTCATAATCTGGATCGTCCGCTTCTTCATTTACATAGTAGTTCACGCTTCTTTCAAGTGTTGAGCGTAGCATGTCATTAACTAAACCACCACTTTCATCACTATCGATGATACTATTACGTTCACCATAAATAATTTCACGTTGTTTACGTAAAACATCATCGTATTCAAGTACACGTTTACGTGCGTCGAAGTTATTACCTTCAACACGTTTTTGCGCAGATTCAACCGCACGTGAAACCATTTTAGATTCAATTGGCGTAGAATCATCCATACCTAAACGGTTCATCATGTTTTGCAAACGTTCTGAACCAAAGCGCACCATCAGTTCATCTTGAAGTGATAAGTAGAAACGACTGTCCCCTTTATCACCTTGACGTCCTGAACGACCACGTAATTGATCATCAATACGACGTGATTCATGACGTTCTGTGCCGATAACAGCTAAACCACCAAGTTCTTGAACACCATCACCTAGTTTGATATCCGTACCACGACCAGCCATGTTGGTAGCTATAGTTACTGCGCCTCGTTGACCAGCACCTGCAACAATATCGGCTTCACGTTCATGGTTTTTAGCATTTAAAACATCATGACGCACACCATTTTTCTTCAATAAATTTGAAATGTATTCACTGGTTTCAACTGCAACTGTACCAAGTAATACCGGTTGGCCAGCTTTATGTTTTTCAATAACGTCTTGAACAACTGCATCAAATTTACCTTTTTGGCTAATATAAATTAAGTCTGGTTTATCAACACGTTGCACTGGTTTGTTCGTAGGAATTTGTGTAACCGTCATATTATAAATGTTTCTAAACTCTTCTTCTTCGGTCTTCGCAGTACCTGTCATACCAGATAACTTATTATACATTCTGAAATAGTTTTGGAATGTGATTGAGGCCATTGTTTTAGATTCATTTTGAATTTTCACGCCCTCTTTAGCTTCAATCGCTTGGTGCAAGCCTTCAGAGAAACGACGTCCAGGCATTGTACGACCCGTAAATTGGTCTACAATAAGGACTTCACCTTTATTAACCATGTAGTCAACATCTCTTTGTAATGTCACGTGCGCACGTAGTGCCGTATTGATATGACTGATAACATCTACATTATTTACATCATATAAATTATCAATTTTAAACATGCGTTCTGCTTTATCGATACCTTGTTCAGTTAATTGTACCGCTTTTGTTTTTTCGTCATAATTATAATCATCTTCACTCTTAAGCATTTTTGCAAACACATTTGCTTGTGTATAAAGTGATGTCGATTTCTCTGCTTCACCAGAAATAATTAAAGGTGTACGTGCTTCATCAATTAAGATGGAATCAACCTCATCGATAATCGCAAAGTTTAATGGTCTCATTACACGTTCTTCTGCATAATTTACCATGTTGTCACGCAAATAATCGAAACCTAATTCATTATTTGTACAATACGTAATATCACACGCATATGCTTCACGTTTTTCAGTAGTTGTTTTACTATTTAAATTTAAACCTACAGAAAGTCCTAAAAATTCATACAGTTCAGCCATTTCTTGACTCTGAACACTTGATAAATATTCATTGACTGTTATGACATGTACACCGCGACCAGTTAACGCATTTAAATATACGGGCATTGTCGCTGTCAACGTTTTACCTTCACCTGTTCTCATTTCGGAAATATCGCCGCCATGAATCGCGATACCACCCATAACTTGCACTTTGTAAGGAATCATATTAAACACACGTTTTGACCCTTCTCGTACTAGTGCAAATGCTTCCGGTAAAATATCATCCAATATTTTGTTTTGTTTTTTTATATCTTCTTCGCTCTGTAATTTTTCTTGGAATGCGCTTGTTTTGGCTTTAATTTCTTCATCAGTTAATATCGACATATCCTCTTCAAGTGCAAGGACCTTGTCGGCTAATTTACCAAGGCGTTTTATTTCTTTTTTATTGCCATCTGCAATTTTTGATAAAAAACCCATTCTGTTCGCTCCTTTAGCTTTTTAACTCTTCGCTTACAACAATTTATGATATCATTTATAAGCTTAAATTTACACTTATTGACTTGTCTAAAGTGTCTTACATTGAAATTATATTTCTTGTTCACTTACATTTCTATTTATTTTAAAATAATTGATTATAATCTTGTTCAATAAAAATATACACAAATAGCTATATCACTTTCAAATTATTACATAGTAACATAGCAAAAATTAAGCGTCCACGATTTAACATCATCGTGAACGCTATAGTATAAATGCTACTTACCTTACATTAAACGTCTTATTCAGTTGTTTCAATCAAACCATATTTTCCATCTTTTCTTTTATATACAATACTAGTACCGTCTGTTTCACGATCCGTAAAGATGAAGAAATCATGTCCTAATAAATCCATTTGAAGCACTGCTTCTTCAGAATCCATTGGTTTCAAACTGAAATTTTTTGCACGAATAATTTCGATTTCATTATCCGCTTCATTTTCATCATTTTGAATTTCAACTGCTTCTTTTTCTTCTGGTAGTGAAGCAAATGCTTCTTGCTCACCACGATTTCTATTTCTACGATTTACACGTGTTTTGTATTTTCTAACTTGTCTTTCAAGTTTGTTATTAATTAAATCAATACCTGCATACAAATCATCGTTACGTTCTTCAGCTCTTAATGTAACCTTTTTCAATGGAATTGTTACTTCGATTTTAGTAGCTGAGTTTTGATACGTTTTCACTTTAACGTGTGCTGTTGCATTTGGCACATCATTAAAATAACGCTCTAATTTACCAATTTTCTCCTCAATATAGTTGCGAATCGCATCAGTAATAGTGAGGTTCTCTCCGTGAATTTCAAATCTGATCATAATCATCGACTCCTTTAAAACCTCTATATTGGTAATATTGCTTACTAATATAATACCACGTTTAGTCTACCGTGCAAACGTAAACACATCGAATTTTCTGATTTTTCTAACATATACTTTTTCAATCGCATGATGAACCGTTAAGCCAGTAGTATAAATGTCATCCACAAGTAAAATACTTTTATCTTCTAAATTGATATCTTTTGATACTTCAAATGGATTATCAAGTCGCGCTCTATGTACCTTGCCTAATAATGATTGTTTAGGCCTCACCTTAGTTTGAAGTATAGATTCATATGGTACTCGCAGTTTATCTAACACACAAGTAACTGGATTAAAGGTGCGATTGATATCTCTTTCTACAGGAGATGGAATTGGAATAATTAAATCGTAAGACTGTTTCGGTAGTGTGAGTTGTTCTGCCAAAATTTCACAAATTGCTACATCTTTTAACAATTTGTATTGATGTATCAGTTGTTTCACTACGCCTTTATATTGATAATTACAATATAATTGATTCATTAACGGAAATTTAGCAGCTAAGAACGCACAATCTAGACATTTATGCTCCCCTTGATCAAGTTTTTTTAGACATTTTGAACAACGACCTTCCAATACGATTTTGTTTTCTTCCCATAGTTCTATACAATTTACACACATCTTTACAGGTTTTTTATAAAAATTAAGCGCATCGAACATTTCTGTTAACTTGGCATCACATTGTATACACCTAGCCATCAATCCACTCCTTTTTTAGTGCTAACTGATTCATATCTATAATTGCTTTTCGAGCTTTTAACATAGGTAAAGTAATACCTTCATGTAAAAATAATACGAGCCCTGTTGGTTCCTCTATCTTTCTTCCAACTCTACCAGCAATTTGTATTAACGCACTCTTATTAAAATTTTGGCTATTACAGACGATGACATCTAATTTGGCCATGGTAAATCCTCTTTCTAATATTGTTGTAGTAAAAATGACTTGGTATCCCCCATTTCTTAAAGCTTTAACTTTTTCAAATCTTAAGGCATCTTCGCTATATACATAAGTTAATGACGTTATTTCCTTTTTATAGCGATGATATGCTGTTTTCATTAAATTGATATTATCGAAAAACACGAGTGTATAACGCTCTGTTAAGATTTGTTTTTTTAGTATCTTCAGCAATGCATATTGTATTTTATGTTGCTTTAATTTGAAATATTTAAAACGCGGTACAGGCAATGGCTGTCTATGATATCTCGCAGGTAGTGTGATGACATCAGACGGATTCATCTTCTTTAATAAATGTCTAGGCGGTGTGGCCGTCATAAATATATGACAGTGTGTCGCTTTTGATGCATGAGTAATCGCTTCTTGTAATGAATGATCCATTACTAATGGAAATGCATCTACTTCGTCAACAATAATTAAATCAAAATGATGCTTGAATCGATATAATTGATGTACGGTTGAAATGATAAAGTGCCCATCAAAGCGCTGTGTTTGACCTTGGTAAAGTACATCAATCTGTTCTGAAGAAAATGCCTTTTTAATTCTCATACTAATTTCTATCACAACATCTACCCTTGGTGATACAATCGCGACATTATCCCCTCTACTACGCGCATAATGAATACCTTCAAATATCATTTCTGTTTTTCCAGCACCAGTGACTGCATATAAAATTT
Protein-coding sequences here:
- the secA gene encoding preprotein translocase subunit SecA codes for the protein MGFLSKIADGNKKEIKRLGKLADKVLALEEDMSILTDEEIKAKTSAFQEKLQSEEDIKKQNKILDDILPEAFALVREGSKRVFNMIPYKVQVMGGIAIHGGDISEMRTGEGKTLTATMPVYLNALTGRGVHVITVNEYLSSVQSQEMAELYEFLGLSVGLNLNSKTTTEKREAYACDITYCTNNELGFDYLRDNMVNYAEERVMRPLNFAIIDEVDSILIDEARTPLIISGEAEKSTSLYTQANVFAKMLKSEDDYNYDEKTKAVQLTEQGIDKAERMFKIDNLYDVNNVDVISHINTALRAHVTLQRDVDYMVNKGEVLIVDQFTGRTMPGRRFSEGLHQAIEAKEGVKIQNESKTMASITFQNYFRMYNKLSGMTGTAKTEEEEFRNIYNMTVTQIPTNKPVQRVDKPDLIYISQKGKFDAVVQDVIEKHKAGQPVLLGTVAVETSEYISNLLKKNGVRHDVLNAKNHEREADIVAGAGQRGAVTIATNMAGRGTDIKLGDGVQELGGLAVIGTERHESRRIDDQLRGRSGRQGDKGDSRFYLSLQDELMVRFGSERLQNMMNRLGMDDSTPIESKMVSRAVESAQKRVEGNNFDARKRVLEYDDVLRKQREIIYGERNSIIDSDESGGLVNDMLRSTLERSVNYYVNEEADDPDYEPFINYVDDVFLNEGDIKVEDIKGKDNEDIFEFVWNKVEIALKDQKEKIGTQFDEFERMILLRSIDTHWTDHIDTMDQLRQGIHLRSYGQQNPLRDYQNEGHQLFDTMMQNIEEDVSKYILKSVVSVEDDLERDKTTDFGKAEHVSAEDGKEKAKAEPYVKDEHIGRNDPCPCGSGKKYKNCHGA
- a CDS encoding ComF family protein codes for the protein MARCIQCDAKLTEMFDALNFYKKPVKMCVNCIELWEENKIVLEGRCSKCLKKLDQGEHKCLDCAFLAAKFPLMNQLYCNYQYKGVVKQLIHQYKLLKDVAICEILAEQLTLPKQSYDLIIPIPSPVERDINRTFNPVTCVLDKLRVPYESILQTKVRPKQSLLGKVHRARLDNPFEVSKDINLEDKSILLVDDIYTTGLTVHHAIEKVYVRKIRKFDVFTFAR
- the hpf gene encoding ribosome hibernation-promoting factor, HPF/YfiA family — protein: MIRFEIHGENLTITDAIRNYIEEKIGKLERYFNDVPNATAHVKVKTYQNSATKIEVTIPLKKVTLRAEERNDDLYAGIDLINNKLERQVRKYKTRVNRRNRNRGEQEAFASLPEEKEAVEIQNDENEADNEIEIIRAKNFSLKPMDSEEAVLQMDLLGHDFFIFTDRETDGTSIVYKRKDGKYGLIETTE
- a CDS encoding DNA/RNA helicase, with product MLDKTLLTDEIIDKTSTGIIKKHNQWQCMQCHTKEPRHFYNYYSTILKKEIVYCRNCINLGRMDNVKPIFITKSKNVASQGIYQLDFKLSEQQNFASIAILKAIKDYETKILYAVTGAGKTEMIFEGIHYARSRGDNVAIVSPRVDVVIEISMRIKKAFSSEQIDVLYQGQTQRFDGHFIISTVHQLYRFKHHFDLIIVDEVDAFPLVMDHSLQEAITHASKATHCHIFMTATPPRHLLKKMNPSDVITLPARYHRQPLPVPRFKYFKLKQHKIQYALLKILKKQILTERYTLVFFDNINLMKTAYHRYKKEITSLTYVYSEDALRFEKVKALRNGGYQVIFTTTILERGFTMAKLDVIVCNSQNFNKSALIQIAGRVGRKIEEPTGLVLFLHEGITLPMLKARKAIIDMNQLALKKEWIDG